In Ilumatobacter fluminis, the following proteins share a genomic window:
- a CDS encoding carbohydrate ABC transporter permease, which produces MSETSAPTPDASSADHHPTGLGGALAESPTGQRHIDDRGLTGFAVRMVVVWHLVGVLASAAVFMLARRGGADELPWMPRYALQGFFGAAFVANMAAAYGVSARTRWARPVSLAVSYLTAVIAGAITLHLFNVYRSIGYLGEGLYKAFLPFLVVCVGLIWVLVAKQLLAKEPTNRLAELLRRAGWVVAGVAGVWFVIAADPMGAIEYAIDAISRPITIGALALTIAAALATRMMWSRRAANHFHTSRTVEEALSGLAFLSPNLLGFLIFFAFPLLFSLYVSFFDWETTNTGREFIGLGNYTRALSLDFASASAPNAGTEVLSDGYQVLMNADWFGQHWVVGARDVEFWLSMRNIFVFLVLAVPLSVLPALVLSSVLASKLPGMKIFRAIYFIPSVAGVIGVSIVWGQMFDATIGWINYLLDLVGLSEPGAGHGWLTQRSTALLSMVVVFAWMSFGFNTVLYLAGHQAIPKELYEAAEIDGASTWQIFRRITVPQLRNTTFYVLITTSILALQLFEIVWILSRPVPGGPNYATQTPVLTLYQEAFANNRQGYASALAWVLFLVIFGFTAAQFRMQRDETSGGVS; this is translated from the coding sequence GTGAGCGAAACCTCCGCGCCGACGCCCGACGCGTCGAGCGCCGACCACCATCCCACCGGCCTCGGTGGGGCACTGGCCGAGAGCCCGACCGGGCAGCGCCACATCGACGACCGCGGGCTGACCGGCTTCGCCGTTCGCATGGTCGTCGTCTGGCACCTCGTCGGCGTGCTCGCGAGCGCTGCGGTGTTCATGCTCGCCCGGCGTGGCGGAGCCGACGAACTGCCGTGGATGCCGCGCTACGCGCTGCAGGGCTTCTTCGGCGCGGCGTTCGTCGCCAACATGGCTGCCGCCTACGGCGTCAGCGCCCGGACCCGATGGGCGCGCCCGGTGTCGTTGGCCGTCAGCTACCTCACCGCGGTGATCGCCGGCGCGATCACCTTGCACCTCTTCAACGTGTATCGGTCGATCGGCTACCTGGGAGAGGGGCTGTACAAGGCGTTCCTCCCGTTCCTCGTGGTGTGCGTCGGTCTGATCTGGGTGCTCGTCGCAAAGCAGTTGCTCGCCAAGGAACCCACCAACCGACTCGCCGAACTGCTTCGCCGGGCCGGCTGGGTCGTCGCCGGCGTGGCCGGCGTCTGGTTCGTGATCGCCGCCGACCCGATGGGCGCGATCGAGTACGCGATCGACGCCATCAGCCGCCCGATCACGATCGGAGCACTGGCGCTGACCATCGCCGCCGCACTCGCGACCCGCATGATGTGGTCGCGTCGTGCAGCGAACCACTTCCACACCTCACGCACCGTCGAGGAAGCCCTCAGCGGGCTCGCGTTCTTGTCGCCGAACCTGCTCGGGTTCCTGATCTTCTTCGCCTTCCCCCTGCTGTTCTCGCTGTACGTCTCGTTCTTCGATTGGGAGACCACCAACACCGGGCGCGAGTTCATCGGGTTGGGCAACTACACACGAGCGCTGTCGCTCGACTTCGCGAGCGCGTCGGCCCCGAACGCCGGCACCGAGGTGTTGTCCGACGGCTACCAGGTGTTGATGAACGCCGACTGGTTCGGACAGCACTGGGTCGTCGGCGCGCGCGACGTCGAGTTCTGGCTGTCGATGCGGAACATCTTCGTGTTCCTCGTCCTCGCCGTACCACTGTCGGTGCTCCCGGCGCTGGTGCTCTCGAGCGTGCTCGCCTCCAAGTTGCCGGGCATGAAGATCTTCCGAGCGATCTACTTCATCCCGTCGGTCGCCGGCGTGATCGGCGTGTCCATCGTCTGGGGGCAGATGTTCGACGCGACCATCGGCTGGATCAACTACCTGCTCGACCTCGTCGGCCTCTCCGAGCCCGGCGCGGGTCACGGCTGGCTGACGCAACGAAGTACGGCGTTGCTGTCGATGGTGGTCGTGTTCGCCTGGATGAGCTTCGGCTTCAACACCGTGCTCTACCTCGCCGGCCATCAGGCGATCCCGAAAGAGCTGTACGAGGCGGCCGAGATCGACGGCGCCAGCACGTGGCAGATCTTCCGTCGCATCACGGTGCCGCAACTCAGGAACACGACGTTCTACGTCCTGATCACGACATCGATCCTGGCCCTGCAGCTGTTCGAGATCGTGTGGATCCTCTCCCGGCCCGTCCCCGGCGGACCGAACTACGCGACCCAGACGCCGGTGCTCACCCTGTACCAGGAGGCGTTCGCGAACAACCGTCAGGGCTACGCCTCGGCCCTGGCGTGGGTGCTGTTCCTCGTCATCTTCGGCTTCACCGCCGCACAGTTCCGAATGCAACGTGACGAGACCAGTGGAGGTGTGTCATGA
- a CDS encoding ABC transporter substrate-binding protein has protein sequence MQKTKWAAAAVSIALIVSACGGDDDDAAEPADEGSTEEPAEEPADEPAEEPAADEPADEPADGDVTIRWRTRPDNDAEAEVYGDISDSIDEANGDAYSLNYEPGTTDTGSYQDQLVTEIANGTAPDVFWIPGTDIARFQTEGLIYDLAPLAAEDGFDTSEFYPEPMYHLTYDTETGGPGDKLWGLPRDVSTMALYVNNDLIAEAGADDPRALAAAGEWNWETFTEVSQQVAELGGENKGFAMDAWWGPYGTFINAAGGSFFNEDRTACALDTPEAIEGLTAMEALFASGATVPYGEGGEAPWKAGTVGMYMNGRWATPGARADAGFNWDVVQLPVGPGGTQGNWLFWGAYVVNANTEHPEEAWDLVQQLTTAETMATVSELGANIPSRQSDAAIEAFLGFTPPENNQAFIDGLADSPTAEGPLWTGSWPEYGAVMDSAITAVLNGERTIDDFQANICAETAVAFEG, from the coding sequence GTGCAGAAAACCAAGTGGGCTGCCGCCGCAGTGTCGATCGCTCTGATCGTCTCGGCGTGCGGTGGCGACGACGACGACGCAGCCGAGCCGGCCGACGAGGGTTCGACCGAAGAACCCGCCGAGGAACCGGCCGACGAACCTGCCGAGGAGCCGGCCGCCGACGAGCCGGCCGACGAGCCGGCCGACGGTGACGTCACCATCCGGTGGCGCACCCGTCCCGACAACGACGCCGAGGCCGAGGTCTACGGCGACATCAGCGACAGCATCGACGAAGCGAACGGTGATGCGTACAGCCTGAACTACGAGCCCGGTACCACCGACACCGGCAGCTATCAGGACCAGCTCGTGACCGAGATCGCGAACGGCACCGCGCCCGACGTGTTCTGGATCCCCGGCACCGACATCGCCCGCTTCCAGACCGAGGGCCTGATCTACGACCTCGCCCCGTTGGCAGCCGAGGACGGCTTCGACACCAGCGAGTTCTACCCCGAACCGATGTACCACCTGACCTACGACACCGAGACCGGTGGCCCCGGCGACAAGTTGTGGGGTCTGCCCCGCGACGTGTCGACGATGGCGCTGTACGTCAACAACGACCTCATCGCCGAGGCGGGAGCCGACGATCCTCGTGCGCTCGCAGCAGCCGGTGAGTGGAACTGGGAGACGTTCACCGAGGTCAGCCAGCAGGTCGCCGAACTCGGCGGCGAGAACAAGGGCTTCGCGATGGACGCCTGGTGGGGCCCGTACGGCACCTTCATCAACGCCGCCGGAGGCAGCTTCTTCAACGAGGACCGCACGGCCTGTGCGCTCGACACGCCCGAGGCGATCGAGGGTCTGACCGCGATGGAAGCGTTGTTCGCCAGTGGCGCCACCGTGCCGTACGGCGAAGGTGGCGAGGCGCCGTGGAAGGCCGGCACCGTCGGCATGTACATGAACGGCCGCTGGGCGACGCCCGGTGCCCGTGCCGACGCCGGGTTCAACTGGGACGTCGTGCAGCTGCCGGTCGGACCCGGCGGCACGCAGGGCAACTGGCTGTTCTGGGGCGCCTACGTGGTGAACGCCAACACGGAGCATCCGGAAGAGGCGTGGGACCTGGTCCAGCAGCTGACGACCGCCGAGACCATGGCGACGGTCAGCGAGCTGGGTGCGAACATCCCGAGCCGTCAGTCCGACGCCGCCATCGAGGCCTTCCTCGGATTCACGCCGCCGGAGAACAACCAGGCGTTCATCGACGGACTCGCCGACTCGCCGACGGCCGAAGGTCCGCTGTGGACCGGCAGCTGGCCCGAGTACGGCGCCGTGATGGACAGCGCGATCACCGCTGTCCTCAACGGTGAGCGGACCATCGACGACTTCCAGGCGAACATCTGCGCCGAGACTGCGGTCGCCTTCGAAGGCTGA
- a CDS encoding DeoR/GlpR family DNA-binding transcription regulator codes for MNETEGERGGRTMTAESGDPLPAELRQRAEHELLVRTGFVRVRDLSDRFGVSAVTIRHDLQQLEERQLAKRVHGGAMPLAGSRIERTFEEVMTEQAEQKSAIARVAAGLVSSGESILLDVGTSTAALADELVARTDLTELMVFTNGLKIALGLEAAHPRFTIVVTGGTLRPKQHSLVEPLAAPMLDSLRVDTVFLGCNGVDPVAGVTNINLPEAAVKRSMIGAAARCVVVADSSKIGSRALATVCPIDDVDVLITDSGASSTVLDAVRSQGVDVIVADRTTT; via the coding sequence GTGAATGAAACCGAGGGGGAACGTGGTGGCCGCACGATGACGGCCGAATCCGGTGATCCGTTGCCGGCCGAGCTGCGCCAGCGCGCCGAGCACGAACTGCTCGTCCGAACCGGTTTCGTCCGGGTCCGCGACCTGTCCGATCGGTTCGGCGTCAGCGCCGTCACGATCCGACACGACCTCCAGCAGCTCGAGGAGCGCCAGCTCGCCAAGCGCGTCCACGGCGGAGCGATGCCGCTCGCCGGTTCCCGAATCGAGCGCACCTTCGAAGAGGTCATGACCGAGCAGGCCGAACAGAAGTCGGCCATCGCCCGGGTCGCCGCCGGGCTGGTGTCGAGCGGCGAGTCGATCCTCCTCGACGTCGGCACCAGCACGGCGGCACTGGCCGACGAACTGGTCGCCCGCACCGACCTCACCGAGCTCATGGTGTTCACCAACGGGCTCAAGATCGCACTCGGTCTCGAAGCCGCGCACCCGCGCTTCACGATCGTGGTCACCGGCGGCACCCTCCGACCCAAGCAGCACAGCCTGGTCGAACCGCTCGCCGCCCCCATGCTCGACAGCCTGCGCGTCGACACCGTCTTCCTCGGATGCAACGGCGTCGACCCGGTCGCGGGCGTCACCAACATCAACCTGCCCGAGGCCGCGGTCAAGCGCAGCATGATCGGCGCCGCAGCCCGCTGCGTCGTCGTGGCCGACAGCAGCAAGATCGGGAGCCGTGCACTGGCCACGGTCTGCCCGATCGACGACGTCGACGTGTTGATCACCGATTCGGGCGCCAGCTCGACGGTGCTCGACGCCGTCAGGTCACAGGGAGTCGACGTGATCGTCGCCGACCGAACGACGACCTGA
- a CDS encoding aldo/keto reductase, whose amino-acid sequence MEYRRLGRSAVRVSPIALGTMNFGPQTPADDAHRILDRAVDAGINLIDTADQYGGDLGVGTTETILGDWLAGRSDRDSLVLATKVHEPMGDGPNDRGLSAYHIRRACEASLRRLRVDHIDLYQLHHLDRAAAWDEVLMATERLVADGKITYLGTSNFPGWSIASGMERAAARNALGPVSEQSLYHLANRTIEMEVVPAAQHYGIGILPWSPLGGGLLAGSPSDDSKRRRAAHAGTEAMRDRLDRWEQLCADLGQPPAVVATAWLRDRPGVVAPIVGARTEAQLDDALRSLDVTLDDETNARLDEIFPGPGPAPEAYAW is encoded by the coding sequence GTGGAGTACCGCCGTCTCGGCCGCAGCGCCGTTCGTGTCAGCCCGATCGCCCTCGGCACGATGAACTTCGGGCCCCAGACGCCGGCCGACGACGCCCACCGCATCCTCGACCGCGCCGTCGACGCCGGCATCAACCTGATCGACACCGCCGACCAGTACGGCGGCGACCTCGGCGTCGGCACGACCGAGACCATCCTCGGCGACTGGCTCGCCGGACGCTCCGACCGCGACTCGCTCGTGCTGGCGACGAAGGTGCACGAGCCGATGGGCGACGGCCCGAACGACCGCGGCCTGTCGGCGTACCACATCCGCCGAGCGTGCGAGGCCAGCCTGCGACGGCTCCGGGTCGATCACATCGATCTGTACCAACTGCACCATCTCGACCGCGCCGCGGCGTGGGACGAGGTGCTGATGGCGACCGAACGCCTCGTCGCCGACGGCAAGATCACCTATCTCGGCACCAGCAACTTCCCGGGCTGGTCGATCGCGTCGGGCATGGAGCGGGCGGCCGCCCGCAACGCCCTCGGCCCCGTCTCCGAGCAGAGCCTGTACCACCTCGCGAACCGCACGATCGAGATGGAAGTCGTGCCGGCAGCGCAGCACTACGGCATCGGCATCCTGCCGTGGAGCCCGCTCGGCGGCGGCCTGCTCGCCGGGTCACCGAGCGACGACTCGAAGCGACGACGTGCCGCCCACGCGGGCACCGAGGCGATGCGCGACCGTCTCGATCGGTGGGAGCAGCTGTGCGCCGACCTGGGGCAGCCTCCCGCGGTCGTCGCCACGGCGTGGCTCCGCGACCGTCCCGGCGTCGTCGCTCCGATCGTCGGCGCACGCACCGAGGCCCAGCTCGACGACGCCCTCCGCTCGCTCGACGTCACGCTCGACGACGAGACGAACGCACGGCTCGACGAGATCTTCCCGGGGCCGGGCCCGGCTCCCGAGGCCTACGCCTGGTAG
- a CDS encoding alpha/beta fold hydrolase, producing the protein MNWTESDVVVDGVSLHVRRGGNPDGPTVVCAHGFSDDGNCWSRLADRIGDRYEVIAVDARNHGRSDRGAADWEGLAADLAGVVDALALERPTLLGHSLGATTVALVAARRPDLVGRVVLEDPPWRLEQAPLGADELAGVTAWVASLDGRSVDELREMGRRQHPNWPDEEFDSWAPAKLGLGPRSVEHLVPIDWRSVVPAIEAPALLVLGEVELGAIASPEVAHAVSNLHGDVGVVTIEGAGHNIRRERLDAYVDAVAGFLR; encoded by the coding sequence GTGAACTGGACCGAGTCCGACGTCGTCGTCGACGGCGTGTCGCTCCACGTCCGTCGGGGCGGCAACCCCGACGGACCGACGGTCGTCTGCGCCCACGGGTTCAGCGACGACGGCAACTGCTGGTCGCGCCTCGCCGACCGGATCGGCGACCGCTACGAGGTGATCGCCGTCGACGCCCGCAACCACGGCCGTTCCGACCGTGGCGCGGCCGACTGGGAGGGGCTCGCCGCCGACCTCGCCGGGGTGGTCGACGCGCTCGCGCTCGAGCGTCCGACCCTGCTCGGCCACTCGCTCGGTGCGACGACCGTGGCGCTGGTCGCGGCGCGTCGGCCCGACCTCGTCGGCAGGGTCGTCCTGGAGGATCCACCGTGGCGGCTCGAGCAGGCGCCGCTCGGTGCCGACGAACTGGCCGGTGTCACGGCGTGGGTCGCATCCCTCGACGGTCGGTCGGTCGACGAGCTCCGCGAGATGGGGCGTCGACAGCACCCGAACTGGCCCGACGAGGAGTTCGACTCGTGGGCGCCGGCCAAGCTGGGCCTCGGCCCGCGCTCGGTGGAGCACCTCGTCCCGATCGACTGGCGATCTGTCGTCCCGGCGATCGAGGCGCCGGCCCTGCTGGTGCTCGGCGAGGTCGAACTCGGTGCGATCGCGTCACCCGAGGTCGCCCACGCCGTCTCGAACCTGCACGGCGACGTCGGCGTGGTGACGATCGAGGGTGCCGGGCACAACATCCGGCGCGAACGGCTCGACGCCTATGTCGACGCCGTCGCCGGCTTCCTGCGCTGA
- a CDS encoding phytanoyl-CoA dioxygenase family protein, protein MSDTTSPRIRGWAGPQPDDPEVVALREHLEANNGIKGLDVLEPHEIERAVQIFDRDGFVVIRDALTPEQTEFLANGVLEVVEEIVSLDDVRDGNRGSHRYSFGGTSVTRSMLHRPEWRMLLDLPTVNPILEAIFGSNDYMIRAASGDFCLPGAVGYQPLHSDMGDFISPDRTPISSFHDRRGYLTTRDLPSPYVCVNFLPFDQTVLNGPTRQIPGTQHARVKPPTLEEEPEWMRLSTVCPAPAGSIQIRDVRAWHGGTPNLSDDVRAIPNLEIYAPWFREPTIPGISYEDWSTLSDRAKHITRYVVQDSSEELPSGYSFKPLMPFRPK, encoded by the coding sequence ATGAGCGACACCACCTCTCCCCGGATCCGCGGCTGGGCCGGCCCGCAACCCGACGACCCGGAGGTCGTCGCGCTGCGCGAGCACCTCGAGGCGAACAACGGCATCAAGGGGCTCGACGTGCTCGAACCGCACGAGATCGAGCGGGCCGTCCAGATCTTCGACCGCGACGGCTTCGTCGTGATCCGCGACGCACTCACGCCCGAGCAGACCGAGTTCCTCGCCAACGGCGTGCTCGAGGTGGTCGAGGAGATCGTCTCGCTCGACGACGTGCGCGACGGCAACCGTGGCTCGCACCGCTACTCGTTCGGCGGCACGAGCGTGACCCGCAGCATGTTGCACCGACCGGAGTGGCGCATGCTGCTCGACCTGCCGACGGTCAACCCGATCCTCGAGGCGATCTTCGGTTCGAACGACTACATGATCCGGGCCGCGAGCGGCGACTTCTGTCTGCCGGGCGCCGTCGGCTATCAGCCGCTGCACTCCGACATGGGCGACTTCATCAGCCCCGATCGCACCCCGATCAGCTCGTTCCACGACCGTCGTGGATACCTGACCACCCGCGACCTGCCGTCGCCGTACGTGTGTGTGAACTTCCTGCCGTTCGACCAGACGGTGCTCAACGGCCCGACCCGTCAGATCCCCGGCACCCAGCACGCACGCGTCAAGCCACCCACGCTCGAGGAGGAGCCGGAGTGGATGCGCCTGAGCACCGTGTGCCCGGCACCGGCGGGCTCGATCCAGATCCGCGACGTCCGGGCCTGGCACGGTGGCACGCCCAACCTGTCCGACGACGTCCGCGCGATTCCGAACCTCGAGATCTACGCGCCGTGGTTCCGTGAGCCGACGATCCCCGGCATCTCGTACGAGGACTGGAGCACGCTGTCCGACCGTGCCAAGCACATCACGCGCTACGTCGTCCAGGATTCGTCCGAGGAGCTCCCGTCGGGGTACTCGTTCAAGCCGCTGATGCCGTTCCGGCCGAAGTGA
- a CDS encoding TetR/AcrR family transcriptional regulator gives MTDSTTAAPRTRLSPEERRRHLVDVARSIVERQGAAALSMEGVAEEAGVSRALVYNYFGNRAGLVESLWAEVESLWNVDPMPPVSEMLRDVTPRELFERRFIDNTRWYFDQIEQGGLLYYRLMSEPQLVESVEHHRRSIQQANVQWWADLLVEMGLDPERALVYSSLFNGATEQMWGLIARGDARRGVIEEVFLSSGLASLHHLLDSAGVTPA, from the coding sequence GTGACCGACTCGACCACTGCTGCACCCCGGACGCGCCTGTCGCCCGAGGAGCGGCGTCGCCATCTGGTCGACGTGGCCCGCTCGATCGTCGAACGCCAGGGGGCTGCCGCGCTGTCGATGGAGGGCGTCGCCGAAGAAGCGGGCGTCTCGCGGGCGCTCGTCTACAACTACTTCGGCAACCGAGCCGGGCTCGTCGAGTCGCTGTGGGCCGAGGTCGAGTCGTTGTGGAACGTCGACCCGATGCCGCCGGTGTCGGAGATGCTGCGCGACGTCACGCCGCGAGAACTGTTCGAACGCCGCTTCATCGACAACACCCGCTGGTACTTCGATCAGATCGAGCAGGGCGGATTGCTGTACTACCGCTTGATGTCGGAGCCGCAGCTCGTCGAGTCGGTCGAACATCATCGCCGGTCGATCCAGCAGGCGAACGTCCAGTGGTGGGCCGACCTGCTCGTGGAGATGGGGCTCGACCCCGAACGCGCCCTCGTCTACTCGAGCCTGTTCAACGGCGCCACCGAGCAGATGTGGGGGCTGATCGCCCGTGGCGACGCCCGACGCGGCGTCATCGAAGAGGTCTTCCTCTCCAGCGGTCTGGCGTCGCTCCATCACCTCCTCGACAGCGCCGGCGTCACGCCGGCCTGA
- a CDS encoding DUF2264 domain-containing protein: MSGDTADARPITGEPRGPWANPIATNPFASRADMERAVVDLYEPLLPFVVDDARIRLGSFGAAFERASGELEGFARPLYGIVPLVAGGGRFEHWDRVRAGLIAGTDPDHPGYWGAVARDIDQRMVEQAAIGIALAFCPDEVWEPLTDEQRDRLVDWLGGIAEFEPAPNNWQFFRVLVALGLERVGRPLDADAVERSLELLEGYRLGEHWYVDGGLQNVDYYVPMAFHTYGLIYAAANDLGLGDDDRAARYRERARAFAADFAAWFGPDGAAVAMGRSLTYRFALGSFWGALAWADVEPAMGWGAVKGMLLRHLRWWTDKAISDRDGVLSVGYAYDNRTLRESYNSAGSPYWCMKAFTALGASESHPIWSADEADHPVNGERVLHDAGWLARTDDQQTIALLARPAAALALPEQASAKYRKLAYSSRFGLVGDVPDFLGRIVTDSTLAIVDRNGVRHVRLGVDQAEIRVVTLDDGSEQAVAWSVWSPCPDVVVRTACWFVDGSPWHLRAHRIRTDRPVSTLDTGFALGCDAPAVPDRAQLPAADGIAAVRTWDGDSRIADLSGSRSATVHAPGVDAGLLYPNTIVPGLAADLAAGTHLLAAAIAAGDDVPAADPPEPSAAVLALFD, from the coding sequence ATGAGCGGCGACACGGCCGACGCCCGGCCGATCACCGGCGAACCCCGCGGTCCGTGGGCCAACCCGATCGCGACGAATCCGTTCGCGAGCCGTGCCGACATGGAGCGGGCGGTCGTCGATCTGTACGAACCACTGCTGCCCTTCGTCGTCGACGACGCACGAATCAGGCTCGGTTCGTTCGGGGCCGCGTTCGAGCGGGCGAGTGGCGAACTCGAGGGCTTCGCCCGTCCGCTCTACGGCATCGTGCCGCTCGTCGCCGGCGGCGGCAGGTTCGAACACTGGGACCGCGTCCGCGCCGGACTCATCGCCGGGACCGATCCCGACCACCCCGGCTACTGGGGCGCTGTGGCCCGCGACATCGACCAGCGGATGGTCGAGCAGGCGGCGATCGGGATCGCGCTCGCGTTCTGCCCTGACGAGGTCTGGGAGCCCCTGACCGACGAGCAACGCGACCGACTCGTCGACTGGCTCGGCGGCATCGCCGAGTTCGAACCGGCACCGAACAACTGGCAGTTCTTCCGAGTGCTGGTGGCGCTCGGGCTCGAACGCGTCGGGCGACCGCTCGATGCCGACGCGGTCGAGCGGTCGCTCGAGCTCCTGGAGGGATACCGGCTCGGTGAGCACTGGTACGTCGACGGTGGCTTGCAGAACGTCGACTACTACGTGCCGATGGCGTTCCACACCTACGGCCTGATCTACGCCGCAGCGAACGACCTGGGTCTCGGCGACGACGACCGCGCCGCGCGCTACCGAGAGCGAGCCCGAGCGTTCGCGGCCGACTTCGCCGCCTGGTTCGGACCCGACGGCGCAGCCGTCGCGATGGGTCGCAGCCTCACCTACCGGTTCGCGCTCGGTTCGTTCTGGGGCGCACTCGCCTGGGCGGACGTCGAGCCGGCGATGGGGTGGGGTGCGGTCAAGGGCATGCTGCTCCGTCACCTCCGGTGGTGGACCGACAAGGCGATCAGTGACCGTGACGGGGTGCTCTCGGTCGGTTACGCGTACGACAACCGCACGCTGCGCGAGTCGTACAACTCGGCCGGATCGCCGTACTGGTGCATGAAGGCGTTCACCGCCCTGGGGGCGTCCGAGTCCCATCCGATCTGGTCGGCCGACGAGGCCGACCATCCGGTGAACGGCGAACGTGTGCTCCACGATGCGGGCTGGTTGGCTCGAACCGATGATCAGCAGACGATCGCCCTCCTCGCTCGACCCGCCGCGGCCTTGGCGCTGCCCGAGCAGGCGTCGGCCAAGTACCGCAAGCTCGCCTACTCGTCTCGTTTCGGACTCGTCGGCGACGTCCCCGACTTCCTCGGCCGCATCGTCACCGACTCGACGCTCGCGATCGTCGATCGCAACGGCGTCCGACACGTCCGCCTCGGCGTCGACCAGGCAGAGATCCGTGTCGTCACGCTCGACGACGGGTCGGAGCAGGCAGTGGCGTGGTCGGTCTGGAGCCCGTGTCCCGACGTCGTCGTCCGGACGGCGTGCTGGTTCGTCGACGGGTCGCCGTGGCACCTGCGTGCGCACCGCATCCGCACCGACCGGCCCGTCTCGACCCTCGACACCGGGTTCGCGCTCGGCTGCGACGCTCCGGCCGTGCCCGACCGTGCGCAACTCCCGGCCGCCGACGGGATCGCGGCGGTCCGCACGTGGGACGGCGACTCCCGGATCGCCGACCTCTCGGGCAGCCGTTCCGCCACCGTGCACGCGCCGGGCGTCGACGCCGGGTTGCTGTACCCGAACACGATCGTGCCCGGCCTGGCCGCCGATCTCGCAGCGGGGACGCACCTCCTCGCCGCGGCGATCGCCGCCGGCGACGACGTACCCGCCGCCGACCCGCCCGAGCCGTCCGCCGCCGTGCTCGCGCTGTTCGACTGA
- a CDS encoding NADH:flavin oxidoreductase yields MTRYTQIKKLDGPEALRDHLDRIGIGLPVSDRVDPSGVLADSVTFTDGSAGEFTIPNRFAVLPMEGWDGTTDGAPTDLVRRRWSRFGSSGCGLVWGEATAVHPTGRANPNQLVLDERNAEAIAGLRSLLDPAQVSGLQLTHSGRWCRPVADPVPRPAQPHPVLDARQHLRGDEVMSDGELDELIEAYVAAAIRVADAGFDFVDVKCCHGYLLHELLGARDRSGRFGGDFEGRTRFFRTVVERIRAERPHLAVAVRLSAFDFVPFRRGADGVGEPEPSAGAPVPFGGTSDGTSIDLDEPNRFLDLVGELGIGLVSTTAGSPYTNPHIQRPAYFPPSDGYQPPEDPLVGVARQIAATAELRAAHPNLTFVGSGYSYLQDFLPHVADAVATVGGTDLIGLGRMILSYPDLAADVLQGRPMRRRAICRTFSDCTTAPRGGLVSGCYPLDDFYNEMPERIELAAIKRRLREQQR; encoded by the coding sequence ATGACCCGCTACACACAGATCAAGAAACTCGACGGTCCCGAGGCCCTGCGCGACCACCTCGATCGGATCGGCATCGGACTACCCGTCAGCGACCGCGTCGACCCGAGCGGGGTGCTCGCCGACTCCGTCACGTTCACCGACGGGAGCGCCGGCGAGTTCACCATTCCGAACCGGTTCGCCGTGCTCCCGATGGAGGGATGGGACGGGACGACCGACGGTGCGCCGACCGATCTCGTGCGTCGCCGCTGGTCGCGCTTCGGGTCGAGCGGCTGTGGCCTCGTGTGGGGGGAAGCCACCGCGGTTCACCCGACAGGGCGAGCCAACCCGAACCAGCTCGTGCTCGACGAGCGCAACGCCGAGGCGATCGCCGGCCTCCGCTCACTGCTCGATCCCGCCCAGGTCTCCGGGCTGCAACTCACCCACTCGGGACGCTGGTGCCGCCCGGTCGCCGATCCGGTGCCGCGGCCGGCGCAGCCGCATCCCGTTCTCGACGCGAGGCAGCACCTGCGCGGCGACGAGGTGATGAGCGACGGCGAACTCGACGAACTCATCGAGGCGTACGTCGCAGCCGCAATCCGCGTGGCCGACGCCGGGTTCGACTTCGTCGACGTGAAGTGCTGTCACGGCTACCTGCTCCACGAGTTGCTCGGCGCTCGCGACCGCTCCGGCCGATTTGGCGGCGACTTCGAGGGGCGGACCCGATTCTTCCGGACCGTCGTCGAGCGCATCCGCGCCGAGCGGCCACACCTCGCCGTGGCCGTGCGCCTCTCGGCGTTCGACTTCGTTCCGTTCCGTCGGGGTGCCGACGGCGTCGGCGAACCCGAGCCGTCCGCCGGCGCACCCGTGCCGTTCGGCGGCACGTCCGACGGGACATCGATCGACCTCGACGAACCGAACCGCTTCCTCGACCTCGTCGGCGAGCTCGGCATCGGACTGGTGTCCACCACCGCCGGTAGCCCGTACACCAACCCGCACATCCAACGGCCGGCGTACTTCCCGCCGTCCGACGGATACCAGCCGCCGGAGGATCCGCTGGTCGGCGTCGCCCGCCAGATCGCAGCCACGGCCGAGCTCCGGGCGGCACACCCGAACCTGACCTTCGTGGGTTCCGGCTACTCGTATCTCCAGGACTTCCTCCCCCACGTCGCCGACGCCGTCGCAACCGTCGGCGGCACCGACCTGATCGGGCTCGGCCGGATGATCCTGAGCTATCCCGACCTCGCGGCCGACGTCCTCCAGGGTCGGCCGATGCGTCGCCGAGCGATCTGCCGGACCTTCTCCGACTGCACGACCGCACCCCGGGGTGGCCTCGTGTCGGGGTGCTATCCGCTCGACGACTTCTACAACGAGATGCCCGAACGGATCGAACTCGCGGCGATCAAGCGCCGCCTGAGGGAGCAGCAGCGATGA